From the Lolium rigidum isolate FL_2022 chromosome 2, APGP_CSIRO_Lrig_0.1, whole genome shotgun sequence genome, one window contains:
- the LOC124692316 gene encoding acetyl-coenzyme A synthetase, chloroplastic/glyoxysomal codes for MGTGATPDQPAGASPDKLRHVESMSELPSGAGKISGINAVVLGESLADEEHDLIFPSPDFSANALVSSPKQYREMYERSINDPAGFWSQIAETFYWKEKWNPSEVCSENLDVTKGPVQITWFKGGKTNICYNAVDRNIEAGNGDKIALYWEGNEPGQDGKLTYSELLDKVCQLANYLKSVGVGKGDAVVIYLPMLLELPIAMLACARIGAVHSVVFAGFSADSLAQRIVDCKPKLVLTCNAVKRGAKPILLKDIVDAALVESEKNGFSVGLCLTYENQSAMKREDTKWHAERDVWWQDVVTQFPTKCDVEWVDAEDPLFLLYTSGSTGKPKGVMHTSGGYMVYTATTFKYAFDYKPTDIYWCTADCGWITGHSYVTYGPLLNGASVLVFEGTPNYPDSGRCWDIVDKYKVTIFYTAPTLVRSLMRDGPEYVTRYSRKSLRVLGSVGEPINPSAWRWFYNVVGDSQCPISDTWWQTETGGFMMTPLPGAWPQKPGSATFPFFGVQPVIVDEKGQEIEGECSGYLCIKKSWPGAFRTLYGDHDRYETTYFKPFAGYYFTGDGCSRDKDGYHWLTGRVDDVINVSGHRIGTAEVESALVSHPQCAEAAVVGVEHEVKGQGIYAFVTLVDGVPYSEELRKSLIGKVRNQIGAFAAPDKIHWAPGLPKTRSGKIMRRILRKIAAKQLDELGDISTLADPGVVDQLIALKDC; via the exons ATGGGCACCGGCGCCACCCCGGACCAGCCGGCTGGCGCCTCCCCCGACAAGCTCCGCCACGTCGAGTCCATGTCCGAGCTGCCCTCCGGCGCCGGCAAGATCTCCGGGATCAACGCTGTCGTGCTCGGGGAGTCGCTCGCCGACGAGGAGCACGACCTCATCTTCCCCAGCCCTGACTTCTCAGCCAACGCGCTCGTCTCCTCCCCGAAACAG TACCGAGAGATGTACGAGAGGTCCATCAACGACCCGGCTGGGTTTTGGTCCCAGATCGCCGAGACCTTCTACTGGAAGGAGAAGTGGAACCCCAGCGAGGTCTGCTCTGAGAACCTCGACGTCACAAAGGGTCCCGTCCAGATCACC TGGTTCAAAGGAGGCAAAACCAACATATGCTACAATGCTGTTGACCGCAACATCGAGGCTGGAAATGGGGACAAGATCGCATTGTACTGGGAGGGCAATGAGCCTGGTCAGGATGGGAAGCTCACCTATTCTGAGCTCTTGGACAAGGTTTGCCAG CTTGCCAATTACTTGAAAAGTGTTGGTGTCGGCAAGGGGGATGCTGTGGTCATCTACCTACCGATGTTGCTGGAGCTTCCCATTGCCATGCTTGCTTGTGCACGTATTGGTGCTGTCCATTCG GTCGTGTTTGCTGGCTTCTCTGCGGATTCGCTAGCCCAAAGGATTGTTGATTGCAAGCCTAAGCTTGTGCTCACTTGCAATGCGGTGAAAAGGGGGGCCAAGCCTATTCTTCTCAAAGATATAGTAGATGCTGCTCTGGTGGAAAGTGAGAAGAatggattctctgtag GTCTTTGTTTGACATATGAAAACCAGTCAGCAATGAAGAGAGAAGACACAAAATGGCACGCTGAAAGGGACGTTTGGTGGCAG GATGTTGTGACTCAATTCCCTACCAAGTGCGATGTTGAATGGGTGGATGCTGAGGATCCATTGTTTCTATTGTACACAAGTGGTAGCACTGGAAAGCCTAAG GGTGTGATGCATACGTCTGGGGGCTATATGGTGTATACTGCAACAACATTTAAGTATGCATTTGATTACAAGCCAACGGACATATACTG GTGCACTGCAGACTGTGGCTGGATTACCGGACATAGTTATGTGACATATGGTCCACTCCTGAATGGAGCTTCAGTTCTTGTTTTTGAAGGG ACTCCAAACTACCCTGATTCTGGTCGGTGCTGGGACATTGTGGACAAGTACAAGGTGACGATATTTTATACTGCACCAACACTCGTCCGTTCACTTATGCGTGATGGTCCTGAG TATGTTACACGCTATTCACGAAAATCTCTCCGAGTCCTGGGAAGCGTTGGTGAGCCAATTAATCCTAGTGCATGGAG ATGGTTCTACAATGTTGTTGGGGATTCACAATGCCCCATATCGGACACTTGGTGGCAGACTGAAACTGGTGGTTTCATG ATGACTCCTTTACCTGGTGCTTGGCCTCAGAAACCAGGTTCTGCAACCTTTCCCTTCTTTGGTGTCCAG CCAGTCATTGTTGACGAGAAAGGACAGGAGATTGAAGGAGAATGTAGCGGGTATCTTTGCATTAAGAAATCATGGCCTGGGGCTTTCCGGACCCTCTATGGAGATCATGACAGATATGAGACCACGTACTTCAAGCCATTTGCTGGCTACTATTTTACTGGTGATGGTTGCAGCAG GGACAAAGATGGTTACCACTGGCTTACTGGAAGAGTAGATGATGTTATCAATGTTAG TGGCCATCGAATTGGCACAGCAGAGGTTGAGTCTGCTTTGGTTTCACATCCACAGTGTGCAGAGGCTGCTGTTGTTGGTGTTGAGCATGAG GTCAAAGGTCAGGGAATATATGCTTTTGTAACTTTGGTGGATGGTGTTCCTTATAGTGAAGAACTACGAAAAAGCCTCATAGGAAAAGTCCGCAATCAG ATTGGGGCATTTGCAGCTCCTGACAAGATCCACTGGGCGCCAGGACTTCCTAAAACCCGCAGTGGCAAGATTATGCGCAGAATCTTGCGCAAAATTGCCGCAAAACAGTTGGATGAACTTGGTGACATCAGCACTCTTGCTGATCCTGGTGTCGTTGACCAGCTAATTGCCCTCAAAGATTGCTAG
- the LOC124692317 gene encoding heparan-alpha-glucosaminide N-acetyltransferase-like isoform X1, producing the protein MGGYELVRSDDAAATTPDLEFGGSTSSKAEPLPPPRPPSPAARQRLVSLDVFRGITVLLMIIVDDVGGFLPALNHSPWNGVTVGDFVMPFFLFIVGVSLTLAYKRVPDKLEATKKAVLRALKLFCLGLVLQGGFLHGVRSLTFGVDITKIRLMGTLQRIAIAYLVAALCEIWLKGDDDVNYGLDVLKRYRYQLFVGLLLSIMYTVLLYGIYVPDWEYQITGPGSTQKSFFVKCEVRGDTGPGCNAVGMVDRAMLGIDHLYRRAVYARTKECSIYSPQGGPLPPNAPSWCQAPFDPEGLLSSVMAIVTCLIGLQFGHVIIHFEKDKQRIINWLIPSFSMLAVAFSMDFIGMRMNKPLYTISYTLATAGASGLLFAGIYTLVDMYGFRKPTISMEWLGKHALMIYVLVACNVLPMFIHGFYWKEPKNNLLKYIGIRA; encoded by the exons ATGGGCGGCTACGAGCTCGTCAGGAGCGACGACGCCGCGGCCACAACGCCCGATCTCGAGTTCGGCGGCTCCACCAGCTCCAAAGCCGAACCCCTGCCAccgccgcggccgccatcgcccgccgcaCGGCAGCGGCTCGTCTCCCTCGACGTCTTCCGCGGGATCACCGTGCTG CTTATGATCATTGTTGATGATGTTGGAGGATTTCTCCCGGCGTTGAACCACTCTCCTTGGAATGGTGTAACTGTCGGCGATTTTGTCATGCCTTTCTTCCTTTTCATAGTCGGGGTCTCTTTAACACTAGCATACAAG AGGGTGCCGGACAAACTAGAGGCGACTAAAAAGGCTGTACTTCGTGCGCTCAAGCTGTTCTGCCTTGGTCTTGTACTCCAGG GTGGGTTTCTTCATGGCGTCCGCAGTCTCACTTTTGGTGTTGATATTACCAAAATACGTTTGATGGGTACACTGCAG AGGATTGCAATAGCTTACCTTGTAGCTGCTCTCTGTGAAATTTGGCTCAAGGGAGATGATGACGTTAATTATGGGCTTGATGTGCTTAAGAGATACCGCTACCAGTT GTTTGTAGGATTGCTGCTCTCAATCATGTATACTGTTCTTCTATATGGTATCTACGTTCCAGACTGGGAGTACCAGATTACAGGTCCTGGTTCTACACAGAAGTCATTCTTC GTGAAATGTGAAGTAAGAGGCGATACCGGACCAGGTTGTAATGCAGTTGGCATGGTTGACCGTGCAATGTTGGGGATTGATCATCTCTATAGAAGAGCAGTTTATGCGCGTACCAAG GAATGCAGCATATATTCTCCACAAGGTGGACCTCTTCCACCTAATGCTCCATCATGGTGTCAGGCTCCATTTGATCCTGAAGGCCTACTTAG CTCTGTTATGGCAATTGTCACATGTTTGATTGGTCTGCAATTTGGACATGTAATTATACATTTTGAG AAAGACAAACAAAGAATTATCAATTGGCTAATCCCTTCATTCAGCATGTTAGCAGTTGCCTTCTCAATGGACTTCATTG GAATGCGCATGAACAAGCCGCTATACACGATAAGTTACACCTTAGCCACTGCCGGTGCTTCTGGGCTTCTTTTCGCTGGAATTTACACCCTG GTGGACATGTATGGGTTCAGGAAACCCACCATCTCCATGGAGTGGCTTGGGAAGCACGCCCTGATGATATATGTGCTGGTGGCCTGCAACGTCTTGCCCATGTTTATACATGGCTTCTACTGGAAAGAGCCCAAGAACAACCTT CTTAAGTACATTGGAATCAGAGCATGA
- the LOC124692317 gene encoding heparan-alpha-glucosaminide N-acetyltransferase-like isoform X2 — MIIVDDVGGFLPALNHSPWNGVTVGDFVMPFFLFIVGVSLTLAYKRVPDKLEATKKAVLRALKLFCLGLVLQGGFLHGVRSLTFGVDITKIRLMGTLQRIAIAYLVAALCEIWLKGDDDVNYGLDVLKRYRYQLFVGLLLSIMYTVLLYGIYVPDWEYQITGPGSTQKSFFVKCEVRGDTGPGCNAVGMVDRAMLGIDHLYRRAVYARTKECSIYSPQGGPLPPNAPSWCQAPFDPEGLLSSVMAIVTCLIGLQFGHVIIHFEKDKQRIINWLIPSFSMLAVAFSMDFIGMRMNKPLYTISYTLATAGASGLLFAGIYTLETHHLHGVAWEARPDDICAGGLQRLAHVYTWLLLERAQEQPS, encoded by the exons ATGATCATTGTTGATGATGTTGGAGGATTTCTCCCGGCGTTGAACCACTCTCCTTGGAATGGTGTAACTGTCGGCGATTTTGTCATGCCTTTCTTCCTTTTCATAGTCGGGGTCTCTTTAACACTAGCATACAAG AGGGTGCCGGACAAACTAGAGGCGACTAAAAAGGCTGTACTTCGTGCGCTCAAGCTGTTCTGCCTTGGTCTTGTACTCCAGG GTGGGTTTCTTCATGGCGTCCGCAGTCTCACTTTTGGTGTTGATATTACCAAAATACGTTTGATGGGTACACTGCAG AGGATTGCAATAGCTTACCTTGTAGCTGCTCTCTGTGAAATTTGGCTCAAGGGAGATGATGACGTTAATTATGGGCTTGATGTGCTTAAGAGATACCGCTACCAGTT GTTTGTAGGATTGCTGCTCTCAATCATGTATACTGTTCTTCTATATGGTATCTACGTTCCAGACTGGGAGTACCAGATTACAGGTCCTGGTTCTACACAGAAGTCATTCTTC GTGAAATGTGAAGTAAGAGGCGATACCGGACCAGGTTGTAATGCAGTTGGCATGGTTGACCGTGCAATGTTGGGGATTGATCATCTCTATAGAAGAGCAGTTTATGCGCGTACCAAG GAATGCAGCATATATTCTCCACAAGGTGGACCTCTTCCACCTAATGCTCCATCATGGTGTCAGGCTCCATTTGATCCTGAAGGCCTACTTAG CTCTGTTATGGCAATTGTCACATGTTTGATTGGTCTGCAATTTGGACATGTAATTATACATTTTGAG AAAGACAAACAAAGAATTATCAATTGGCTAATCCCTTCATTCAGCATGTTAGCAGTTGCCTTCTCAATGGACTTCATTG GAATGCGCATGAACAAGCCGCTATACACGATAAGTTACACCTTAGCCACTGCCGGTGCTTCTGGGCTTCTTTTCGCTGGAATTTACACCCTG GAAACCCACCATCTCCATGGAGTGGCTTGGGAAGCACGCCCTGATGATATATGTGCTGGTGGCCTGCAACGTCTTGCCCATGTTTATACATGGCTTCTACTGGAAAGAGCCCAAGAACAACCTT CTTAA